Within the Corticium candelabrum chromosome 6, ooCorCand1.1, whole genome shotgun sequence genome, the region GTGTGACGTAAAATCATGTGACATAATATGTACTTGCGATTGGTCAGTAGACCGGTGTTGGGTTTGACTGCGTAGATTTGACTGGGGAGCGGTAGCAAGTTTGAGTTACGTTGCTATATTCTAATAATCAGTATATTTAGATAGAATTAGACGGCACGGTCAGTCGTTGGTGCAGTCTACGCGCCATCTTTCGTAAGGTGCTCTGTCTGCCTTCGCAAAAGTCTGTGACAATGTGAAAGTATCGTTTGCAAAGTGCAGTGTTGACACTCTCGCATTCCCGATAAGATCGCAATCCTTTGTCGTCTAGTGTGGACGCGGTTAAgtgacattaattaagtagatcACACTACAAATTGCCATAATTGATAAATGTgattaaattgatattaactagtaTAAGTCATCTGTAAGAATGGTCGACAGATGCTAATCCAGTTGTgttatttatctgttttatTTAACCTAGTGTTGTGCTACTTCTATGTCTATTTGCCACATTCTTGTTACAGCTCTGCAACGTTTAGCAGATTGCTACAGGCAAATGAAAAACTTTGAAGTTGCAGAGCGACTGTATACTAAAGAGCTTAATTGGAGGAGAGAACGGGGAGGAGATGATACAAGCATTTCAACTGGTATGTGTTCTGTTCGTCTGCTAGAATTTGATTTCTTGCTAATTTAACGcaaaacaaataacaatttgTTGCATGCAtaataaagtaaaatattgTTGGTAGGATTTACATCTGCACCTCAATTTAGTGTTACATTGTTATCTTCCATAAACTAATTTGTACAtcaatgtacatgtacaactcTACTCTACAGTTACATCGAGGCCATACCAATAGAATTTCTTGATACTCGTATTCGTCCGTCTTACTTTGAGGTTAACCAAAATGAGAATGGAAATTGATGTGGGCATGCGTTTTGATATTGATAAAATGAAATGGTACATACATCCATAGTCAATGCATGAGTGCGTATTAATGGTTCCACAAGTGTTAACACTAAATGTGGTTCATCGGTTAGTTCCTCGTTGGTACAAGGTCTCAGCCATGCTTCGGGGATTAGGGACACAATTGTATACAGGCGCCATTTTTACCCGaagcccggatttccgggctaagggtTTAGTAATTGTTCgatgaccgaccgaccgaccgcgCGACCGTATTGAtgctcgattagcgcagatgcgaATGAAGTTATTCCGACCTATAAaggagaagtggtgtcattaccgaccaatagacgaccgtgatgtcatcatgaggctcctctttcttctctttgtttggtaggcATCAATaagacgtctagctagagaagcggcacaaacgatgagacgcctagagaagctgcacaaagaaggAGACGTCTACATTGTTGTGATCTGGAAattcggtggtgagctgcttgtttgctctCCACTTGTAACATATgcttcccaccaacaaacagaacaatgatcacgcgcATTACTTCATGACGTAAGGTGAAGATGGCCAGCCTGCCgggcgtcgaggctctccgacttgtaacatttggcttgttccagcacttcgaaacaGCTGCATTTGTAGTATCGTTCATGTTTTCGTCATTACGACAActaccagacgtctagagaaactatacaaacaaacagacgtctAGTTTGTTGTGAGCTAGAAAATCGGTGGAGAgctttagaaacaacgcctaatctagatagactcgtacccagtcttCCTCCTCGCGTGCgttccacgtgttttagcatgtgctttttgttccactagcCAAGGTAACTAAAAGCACATGACAAAACAAGTGGAGCGCGGTCGAGGAGGAGgtctgggtacgagtctatcTAGGTacacatttgtaacgttcatgttttcccacatctaattggTTTTGGCTCTGGTGTTACCTATcccacgcctaaaaccgcccATAGTGGTTCcttacgacctcaaaagcggcacaaacaatcagacgcctagtgaagttgcacaaagaaccagaagtctagagagcaaaggctgtaacattatgcttgttccatcaatagtgTCATTTTCTGTAAGCCCAAAACATTGTAAATGCATGAAATCGTGTTTTATTCACTGCAAATCAGTGCTGCGTCTTTTGTACACCTATCTAGCCCAAAGTTGGATTTCGTATGTGCTCTAGGACTTTCGCTGTGCGTGGCGGTTGGTGTTGTTTAGAACATTCTGTCAGCGCGACGAATTACCTCCGAagtgcataccggccgagggtttgcacttctaatGCTTCTTCATTTAGAATAGTTGCAGGCATGTTGCAAACTAAAATATATCAGTTTTAGCTTCTTCTAgtttcaaaaattcaaaacttttgctAATCGATTAATGAAGAGGTCAATCTGCATGCTCCAACGTTTAAGATGAATCTATTGTCTATacagaaaagagaaaatttgAAGTTAAATTGATTTCAACTCTATTTTAGATAGAAGCTAATTGCAATGATTACTGCTTTGTAGCTTCTATTTGAAGGGCCTCCCAAGGATGTTTTACTTATTACTAGAAATGTATAAGTGTATTTCAAAGAAGGCTACCTGGAAGTCTATATGGACATCCAACAACGTACATTGTAAAAGCGATAGACAAAGAAATGTGGAATCTATAGCATTGGAGAAAACAAGAAGTTTGTCCGAGTCTTATCGTATACAGCTACAGTATAGCGATTTAAAAGTTAGAGGTTAGGAATGAGGGGAAAACTGCATGTACCAATATAATAGTAAATCTCTATATAGAGTTAGTTACGGATCTCTACGAGATCAATTTACTGTCTATAGACGATGGAAAAGtattaatcaattttaacTCAACTCTACTACAGCTACAAGTTACTCACAATGAATATTACTTCATAGCCTTCATTTGAAACGACGTTCGACGGATGTTGACGTACATGCGGCAAAGATATGGGCACGTTCTTCTCTACTTTCTCAAGCAACTGAGAATTTTTACGCAATCGTCAACATTTTTATCTTTATATTAAAATGGCAGCGCATGGTTTTCGTGAGAGGAATGATGTCATACCTAGAGGCGTatcgtgacctctagaaattgGTGCCTAGACTTCACGATTCTACGAGACACGCTTACGTTTTGGTTtttaattgactgatacggtagaatcagtggcagatcaaGAATGGAAGAAAGGCTGGTGCacatactatatacagctttcgTCCTCACACGTATGTACAGTTCGCAATTATTATGACGACGCCAAGAAATAATTGGGCTATAGCTAGGTGCGCGTTTCTTTTAcctaatccagctaatccaTATTAGATGGATTACTAATCCAGAATAGTCGGATTAGGTAGACGAATGAGAGACGGAGCGAAGCAAAGAAGCGTCTTGGATGTGATGAACATGCGCACTGAGTTTGGCTCGCCAAGATGGATATGCCGTGTGGAAACGAGTCTCGAACTGTCAGCGTTCTGACTAATTCCTTACTGCTTAGGTTGAGAATGGCTTCTCTGCTAAATCGACCGTTTATTTTCGAGTGCTATCAACAACTGAGCGTGCGCAAATCTTATCTAGTCCGTCTAATCCGCGTATCGGCTGTATGAGCTGGATTAGCTAATGCAGCATCTccgagaagaagaaagaaatgcACGCAAAGGTCATCCATGTAATCCATCTAATGTGGATTAGCTGGAGTAAGTGAAAGAAACGCGCCCCAGTTATGGTAACTCTggagggatcttgtgttttagttCAATTTTAGTCGAGCGCAATTGAAACTTTACCTTTACTCGTTGAGATGTTCCTGCACGACAGCACACCTGCCAGGTCAGAAAGAGTGGCCGTGGCGCGAGGGTCGAGACCCCGGGCCTCTGCGCATGCGCCACTTGCTTTTGGTTCTGTTTTTCAGGGCACAGGTATTTTTAGGCCGGATGCCGGTCCAAACGAGGTTTGTTCTTTGAGCAAACCTTCGGTCCAGGTACGGTAACCAGACTTGAGACTGTACTCTAAGTCTGCCGATCACGAACGGTTGCGTGACTGTCCGACGGGACAGACCGCAGCTTGCAAAGACGAGGGAGTCCTCGGGAAGCATGCCCTTAAAAAATTGGTGTCCAGCGAGCGTCCGGATGGTGTCTTCACAAAGATCCTACATCATTACGCCATGATGCTTGTGTTCTCTACATTATATGTATTATAAGTGTACAGCGGTAATGACACACACCAGGAGGCTAATTGTGTTGACCAGCGTGCAAGATGCCTAGCAGGCAACTTTATGTATGCCTCGAACACCTTCCCTTTCACCGACCCAACTCGTTGATGGTAGAGTCGTCTATGCCACGGGCCTTGCAGTATACATATATGGTAGTGGCAGCGATTCGGAAGCTGTGGTCAGTAAACCATGAGCAATCTATCTCTGCTGACGACAACGCCCGCTGCGCCTCTTGCACCAGTCTGACGTGGTATAGAGGACAGCCGTCGCTAAAGATAAACAGCGGTCCCGAACGAGTGCCCCTGACAGCCATGTATGCCAAGAGCGATGATACCGGCAGATATCATTGGCGCTCCGTCCAAGATAGACATCGTCACCGCGGCGGAAGAGGTCTGTCTTTGACTGCTTGAGGTGCAGACGCACAAGTGTTGGGTTCTCGTGAGAATCGGTTGTAATATCCTGAGGTGTGAGGTGAGATGCAGGGTGAAGGCCAACAATGATGACACGGTGAATTCGCCCGCCATCAGAAAACCGAAGAAACCCGTGCAGCAGGCTGCCCAGAGCAAAACGGTATCGTGGCTAAGAGGCTGCTAAGACCAGACGGCCTTGATCGCGCGCAGCTCCATCGGTGTGATGGGAAGGCGTTGACGGGTGTGGCGCTCACCCGAGGTGTGGTGTACTTCGCGCAGGACATATGTTAGTTGGGGAAGAGCAGACCCAAACGGATCTTCGTGGCCATATTGAACACGCAAGTGACGTACGGCAGGTAAGTAGCATTTGATGGTCTTGTGCGTAAGCTGCTGTTCTTTGAAAGCCATGACGAAAAGACACAGAGTACGCTTAGATGTAAGCAGTGGAATAATTGAGAGTCTTTGGCAGAATCGGCGGTACCGAGATTGCCCGGTAGCGTACGACCTCAGAGTCTCCGGAGCTAAGCCGAACGAAAAGAGTCGACTAGCCTTAACTTCCAGCTGTGTGAACTCCAGTTGTTGTACGACTGTTGCAAGAGCGCTAGGAATTGTCCCGAGACTTGATCCGGTGCTGAACGTAACTGTTGGTGAAAAGAGCGGGCTGTTAGTAGGTTGTTACGAGACAGGGCATCCGCGACGTGATTACATTTTCCCGGAATATGTATGGCCTGCCAAGTGAATAAAAAATGGGCTGCCACAAACGTAAGAATCCTCTGCAGGTGCATCACCAGCTTGTCGTGACAGGAGTAGTTACGCAAGGCGGACACAACAGTGGTATTGTCGCACTGAAACTGAATGCACTCGCCGTGCCATTGACGACCCTAAGCGACGCTAGCGGAAAGAACCGGCACGCACTCCTTTGCTGCGATAGTGCAATCACGCCACGCTATAGACCATTCCCATTGCAGCCAGTGCTCGCGCCAGACAGCCCCACAACCCCATAGACCAGAGGCGTTCGAACTCATTTGTAACGTTGGGGAATGCGAGACAAGAGTACGTAAAGAGCACGTGCCATTCCACCGGACAAGGAAGGTATCCCATCACAGTAGATCTACTCGCTCGTCCGCAGTTAGTCGAACCCAGTAGTGTTGGCGCTCGACGCGGCAAGATAAGTCGATAAGGCGGCGAATGAAACATCTGCCGGCCTTGGCTACCGACGCAGCGAGCTGTAGGGTTCCAACCAACGACAGCAGCTCTCTCTTGGTACAAGAGCGACGACCAAGCCAGTCGCTAACCATTCCACAGAGTTGTTGTAACTTTTCTTATGGCAGACATATCGTACCTGCATCCGACTTTAGCTGCAACCCCAGGAACTCAAGGCACGATGCCGGCCCCTTCAGCTTTTTTTGCGGCAACTGGAACCCTGAGGCAGTTGCACGTGCGAAGAGCAAAGTTCTCTGAGCACTCACTTGAGTTCGTCTCTCCGAAAAAATGGAAATCGTCCAGGTAGTGAATACCGGATGTGATCTCTCTGCGATACATGATCCAGAGAAGAGCGTCTGCCACGGCCGAGAATATCTTGAGCGCCGAGTGAAGACCGAAGGGGAGAGCACGATCAAGGTAGACCAGGCCCTTTCAGCGCACGCCCAACACGTTGAGATCATCTGGGTGTACTGGGATTTGGCGGTAGGCACTCTCTATGTCAAGCTTAGTCATCACCGCTCCAGGACCCAGCTGCAAAAGAAGCCGCGCTGCCTCATCGACACGAACATAGGACAGAGAGCATAGGTCCGTAGCGATGCCTTCGTTGGCGTTGGCCAGACGAGGTGAGGAGAGATCAACGATAAGGTGCCAGAGCCCTGGTTGGAAAGCAAAATTGCGTTGGCTGCCAATGAGGCTATGAGCGCAATGACACGGCTGCGGCGACAGGACTACGCATATACACTTTTTTTCGATGCTCGAGCTACGTTTCGGGGTAAAATTAACTCTGTCTAACTGCGTTAAACCGCATTGATATAGACGGTGTAGATGGTACTGTTGTACGTAAGTTGTTTCCACCCTGCACAGtgtgtagactcgtgaccatggCAATATACCGccccttcgtcattcccggatatCCAATCCTCTATCGCGGCATCTAGAAGCCGTGCTGATCGCCAAAGCTGAGTACACCGAACTGCTACCAAAATTGACGTGGACGTACGactagagaacaacaagaaggggCGTGTCCACCTACGCAGGTTTCTCGAAGAGAAAGTCTACGCCTCTTTGACATACTTGAATCTTATGCGTGTTTCTCCTCATAAATCAATGGAGCGAAGGCTGACGCTAATTGCCATTGAGTTTCATTGCTCTAGCTTCAACatctgtgagaggagagggtcaagtctgctgggagaaaaCGGCTTCTAGCATCCTACTGTCGTTACAAAGAGCTTTTCCAGGGtcttaaaacacaagattcatccatagttaccattcccgtgtagttttcgtgtagtttgcctgcaagataactgagctaggCAGGCAATTGatttggtgtaggcggagcttagAGCTACTGATGTATGAGCCTGGCACATGATCCGTACCTAACACACGTTTTCGCGGCTGCCAAAGCGACAGtttgcctgaaagtagcgcagCACGAAGTTTCACGATGAAGCCTACAATTTGAAATATGTTTGTATTTCCTTTGGAGTTCTTCTATTATTAAAGCAAGAATTGAGTTTAAAGAGTATTAACAGATTTTTGTCACAAAATGTCgcaaattaaaatatttgcaCACGATGGGAACATTAAGGAAAGGTTGATATAGAATATAGTAGATCAGTGATCGAAAGAGATTGAACTATGAACGCGGTGAAAGAGAAGGCAAACAAGATGATTAGTCAATAGTATGGTTGAAAATGAAAGAATCTagattatattaatttacacaAAATTGAATATTATGATTGTTTTGTAGTGCTAAATAACCTTGCTCTCACATATCGAGAAGAGGGGAAATACAACGAGGCGATAAAGACATACGTAGAGTCGCTCGAGCTGGATAGGCGATGCGATGACGGGAATCTAGTGGACATGTCTACGAGTACGTAATGGAAAGATGCAGCGATTTTCGCTTTcctaattgtacatgttgggATATTTGAGAGATGGAAATTATAAGTCAATCTTTTCTATTTTAGCTCTCATCAATCTTGGTTACTGCTACGGAGTGAGCGggaaacttgagaaaagtttgagtttATTGGAGGAGGCAGTCACAATCAGCCGATCATGCTACTCATCTTCTCATCCCTTCTTGGCAATTGGTAAGAATCGTGAGTCATAAaagatataaatacatatttattaatattatcatGTTTACCTAGCTATATTTCACCTTTCCAGCACGTTCGATTTACTTGACAGAAAAAATGAAGCTTGGaaattggcaagagaagcgtTGGATATTGCAAGCATATCATTACCGTCGTCACATTTTCACTTGGCCGTGTGTgagtacagtagtctagacTTTCTTTTTAACGTAATGATCTGTAGACCGCGCTCACTCACCCAATCtgcatcacgtgatcattttCATGCAAGGTACAAGGTACCTCAAGCTCACCAGTAACTAATGTTAATCTCTGCTTAAGTATCCATGTCTAAATTTAAGTTATGAGCCTGTAACCACAACGTTTGCAAGACTTTGAGCATGATGCATTCATGGAATGAAAATATTGTCTCGCTTGCATTTGTGTTCAAGGATGGTCTGCTCTTGAGTGATGGTACTTCCTGTCAACTAATGTTCATTGCAACTTACCATGTTACAGATATGAACGGTTTGGGCAATTGTTGTCGATCACGAGGAAACTACGATGAAGCCATATCGTGGCATGAGAAAGCaagacaattgctgcaacaacaacatcaatcaCCTCGACGAGCCGAAGACGTTGCTACAAGTTAGTTTACATTTCTCTCTAACGTGAAGTTGGATTGCTGCAAATCGAATTAATAATTAGATTTATATTACTTGTCTCGCGACCATGACGAGAAAGGATGTTATGAAAAAGCTATAAAGTTGTGTTTGGAAGCACTAAAAATAGACCAAGAAAGTCATTCTCCAAATCTTCTTGAAATCGCAATTCGTAAGTTAATTGATTATCAATCCTCGTCACATCAGCTGGTTGTaatgtgaatgtgtgtagATACGATGAGGTTAGGTTCGTATGAAATGAAGGCCTCAAGACTTGAAGCGTCTATAACCCATTTGCAATCTTCCTTATCATTTTTGCAAGACACACTACCTACTAGTCGTCACACCGCAGATTGTGCGTTGATCTCTTTTCGTCGTTCGTTTTCTGATTGTATGTGTTCAGGTCATTTTTACCTTGCTACGTCGCTTCTTGCTATGAAAGAAGCGTCCCAATCCAGTCTACATGTAGAGAAATGTCTTGAGATACGAAAGACGATTTTTCCAGTTGGTCACAGCAAAATAGGGGAAGGTGAGAAAACATGTCATACATTCATTCTTTAACTAATAAATCTATTAAACGATCACTCTTTCTTTCTATTTTGTTTCTAGCCGAGCGTCTCAAAGAACAAATTGAACGGCTGAATGAAAATGCAAGTGACTGACATGATATTCTTACTTTTCTGATTATAATTATGTGTTACGGTTTACTTGTGCATGTTCTTATTAAAATCGATGGGATTGGTTTGCATATCGCACAAACTCTCTAGGTATGGATAGGATTGCATGGAGCTTGCACCTTGACAATATCTTAGCCAACAGTTTGTACACTGTTGCACTCTTTCGTTTTCGTGACAAGATGATATGTAGGTTCAGTATGATGTTACACTGGTAGTTCAGACCCAGAAGTCTAGTCCGGTGTTCACTCATAATGGGTGGCTCGTGGCTAACGCACACTAGTTTGCCGTCAATTGCTCAATACTCTTTTGGAAACGTGTAGATATTACCgttgctgttgaccatatcCTACTTTGCGAAGCAGCTGACTGTTTATCCAGAGTCTCGAAACAATTCTACCAGAAATCGACGACAGACTGAGACCATCATCATTACTGCTCAACAGCATTGCAAGTACGTGTACCAGGCGATCTAGGGAGGGGGAATGAGCAGGCTTGGGCGTTCCAACTTTGAGCACAAACTCAATCTTTTATGCAACTAGTACTCTTGTAGTCCTTTCATGCCTCGCCCATTCCCCCCAACTTGCGAGTGGCTACGCCTCTCCTGAGTACAGTACTTTACCACACTACACGTAAGCACCACGTGATAGCCTTGAATTCCAAATCTTGCTGGACTTGGGACACGAAACACCAAACGAGGGCACTAAAGTCGGTTCGGACGGAGATGAGAGTCCAATAATTTTATTTGGCTTATAGCGTTGCATGTCACGTTAGGCGTACAGAGTATATGTATACTTCTAATAAAACTGTGGTAAATACCCGAGGCCCgaatatccgggctaagggtatagtacaGTCGTCCGACGTGAAATCGTACGACCGTATTTttactcgattagcgcagatacAAATGAATCTATTCCGACCAATGGACCAAATGTGGTGTCTTTACCGACCAacagacgaacgtgatgtcatcataaggctccacctctctttgtttggtagctgctaacaaGAATTCGgtcatcgggcgtccgtcctgtacatggtgttcaTTCCTTTGCTTAACGGGTTTAGAAACAATGGCTacagtctacatttgcacgtgcatgttttccaacaaccaggcgtctagatAATGTGCgtctatattattattatttgttagaCAAATAATGTgcgtctagagagcgaaggtgctGAATAGGTGCCATGCGGTACGTGCCAAATGCGGTTAATTGtataacattttgcttgttctacagtgtttctgcatagtggttctgcagtctgacagcttgaatttcgGTGTGGCTGAGCCGCCGCGATGTTGTTGCAAccatcactagtgtcgtcttcaacagaaatttggcgctctacgggaatttgcgaaggggaacgtgcattgtccatgacagcgcgtctgcatgtttgttggacaaagcgactgacctctaagtacgctagtgcgtctctattcaattttttacggtatccaaagtcagagcaaACACAGACGCCTAATCTACACTTGCACCTGCATGTTTTCCcatattaatgttttgttttggctgtgGCGGCTCTAGGTTCATCTCATTACGACAACCAGTGGTTATTTAGCTATTTAGCGGTTAGACGGTGATAGATGTACTCTACGGTAGGCGTAACCACCACGTGAAGGGATGTCAATGGTGTCAATTCATGGGCGTTTGTGCCTTCTGATCCTCACCTGCCTTTTATACATACTGTACGCATGTTCtagcatgtggtgtgcatgtacaccatACAtccagccgagggtttagcactgtagtgcatTTCTATTCATTTAGCTAGAAGGTTTGCGCCATCCCCTCCCTTTTCGACTTCCGGACGACTGGAAAGGTCTGGCAAATTGCCTTTGAAGGTGTCGTTTGCCGCACTCAATTACTACCTGGAGGATTCCGGGAGACTAAAGATATCATTAGTGGTCGACATACATCACTGTCGACGCGGAGGTCACTGGTGGAACCGAGTGAAaccagacccttttcccgTCTGAAGTCGAAATGAGGAGAGGCATATAGGAAGGCTACATGAAGTACTTTCGCGATGTAACACTGCCTAACTCGGTGAAAACTACTACTAGTTCACACGTAAATGTCAGTCGAGAGAAATGCTCAATCACgataatacatatatacacatatgtgtgtgtgtgtgtgtgtgtgtgtgtgtgtgtgtgtgtgtgtgtttgtgtgtgtatgaagGAGAAATTTCAAAGCGTATGAAGTACGACACCCAAGTGTTTTCATTGGGTACTCTCTTTTTTCCACTTGCAGTTAAATCATTTGGGACATGGTCGGATGTCAGCTTGAATACATTAAAGACTATAGCATCTAAGACTGTTTCTGTTAATTCTATTCCTTTAGTCAgtctttaaataatttgttgcagcaattgtcagtTACGTTGTGGTCGTATAATGCATGCATGATTctaagtagattgttgttagacaataatgacaTTAATGTTAGTTTATGGGATTTCCCTCTATCGTAGAttggttgtattgaaatatatatttggctatatatatatctgcTCTTACGGAGGCAAAAGCCATGTTCACAATAcaacgctgacgttgacgctgacgatgatgCTACCGTGACCGTCATATCGTGAACATGTCAACGTCGACGATGATCGTCGCAGCGTTCGTCCAGCGTTCTTGACGCTGGAGTTGACTCGATTTCAACTCTGGCGTGTATTCTGCAAGTGTACCAACGTAACCGGAAAACACGTAACTACTTTATACAAATCAAAGATCCGTCCTATTAAATCCCGGATTTGGCATGGAGGGTCTAATCGACAGCGTGCGGGGTTATCCTTGTCTTCGGCACGTGCATTTAAAAGAATACAAAGACCTGCCGCCTTCGTTCAAAGATTGGTCTGACCCACATTTGCCGCTGTTGAGATTCTCTAGCTCTACGCCTACGGCGGCGAATGAGAAGTAGAAAAATTACAAGTTCTTCGTCCATCTATGATACACACGTGGTATCAcaataacgtgcgttagcatgCTCTCAACGCTCGAGTTACCAGACACGTGCTGGCAAACGTCTCATGACGCTCACAGAaaaatattgtaaatggtacaacgtcatcgctagcgtcagcgtcaacgtccaGCGTCAACGTCCTGCGTCATCGTCaccgtcgtattgtgaactaggctaaAGGCTGCCAGTTTACTACCACGTCACATTCTAAAGTCTCATCGTGACAGTCTACATCTCCTTTCTGCATATTCCAAATCGTCGATGTAGTATCCAGGTGCTGGCCATCCGGGGGTTTGATCCTGGTAGATCTTTCAATAGCGAACCACGAGATATTacactggcgacgaggatggcgacGCTTGGGCGATTGGCAGAATTCGATGAAGCCAAAGACAACTGGCGGCAGGACGCCGAACGGATGCAGCAGTTCTTCGTGGCTAACGAGATAGAAGATGCCGCCAGAAAGCGCGCCATTTTTTGAGTAACGTGGGAGCTCGTACGTATACACTGTTGAGAAGCTTGTTACATCCGGACAAGCCAGGAGAAAAGCCGTTTGCAGACATCTGTGCCACGTTGGATTTCCATTTCCACCCAAAACCTTCTACTACGATGCAACGTTTCAAATTCAACAGCAGAAGCCGCCAGCCAGGTGAGTCAGTGACGAATTACGTAGCCGAATTACGTAGGCGGCCGAATATTGTGAGTTTGGGGATTCGTGGAGTGATTTGCTGCGAGATAGACTGGTAGTGGGAGTTCAAGATGAGAGGATTCAGAGACGGTTGCTGTTAGAGAGAGATCTGAAATTCCAGAAAGCGTGCGAGGTGGCTCAAGCGATGGAGTGGGCAGCTAAGAATGCTGAGCAGTTGAGTGCTAGCGCAAGTGTGGATGTCAAGCCTGAGACACTACCAGTGGTTGTCCAAAATGTAAACAGCCAGAAACCCACTCTGTCAAGCTGCTATCGATGTGGCTACAAGGGCCATGTTCCATCAACCTGTCGTTTTAAGTCAGCAATTTGTCACGGGTGTAAAAAGATGGGGCACATACTTAGAGCATGCAAGGCCAAAGGGAAGAGTGGCAAGCAAGAACACCGAGCAGCTGTAGTAGAACAGGAATGGGAATTACCTGAGGATGGTGAACAGTCACAACAGTATCATCACTATATGACTCAAAAAGTGAGTAAAGAGGAGATAGTAAATTCTTTGGAGTCAAACCAGAGGCCCTGGTTCACTCCAGTGATGATAGAAGGAGAAAAGCTTGACATAGAAATCGACACTGGTGCATCAGTGTCACTGATCAGTGAAGCTGTTTATAGGCAGCTGTGCAAAAAGCAGCGCCCTGCATTGCGTAATACAGTTATTGTCCTGAAGACCTATACAGGAGAGAAATTTCTTTTGCTGGGG harbors:
- the LOC134180841 gene encoding uncharacterized protein LOC134180841: MEWAAKNAEQLSASASVDVKPETLPVVVQNVNSQKPTLSSCYRCGYKGHVPSTCRFKSAICHGCKKMGHILRACKAKGKSGKQEHRAAVVEQEWELPEDGEQSQQYHHYMTQKVSKEEIVNSLESNQRPWFTPVMIEGEKLDIEIDTGASVSLISEAVYRQLCKKQRPALRNTVIVLKTYTGEKFLLLGRIIVKASTPQARKGVELPLLLVKGSGPSWFGRD
- the LOC134180840 gene encoding kinesin light chain-like, with product MKNFEVAERLYTKELNWRRERGGDDTSISTVLNNLALTYREEGKYNEAIKTYVESLELDRRCDDGNLVDMSTTLINLGYCYGVSGKLEKSLSLLEEAVTISRSCYSSSHPFLAIAIFHLSSTFDLLDRKNEAWKLAREALDIASISLPSSHFHLAVYMNGLGNCCRSRGNYDEAISWHEKARQLLQQQHQSPRRAEDVATNLYYLSRDHDEKGCYEKAIKLCLEALKIDQESHSPNLLEIAIHTMRLGSYEMKASRLEASITHLQSSLSFLQDTLPTSRHTADCHFYLATSLLAMKEASQSSLHVEKCLEIRKTIFPVGHSKIGEAERLKEQIERLNENASD